The following are encoded together in the Oscillospiraceae bacterium genome:
- a CDS encoding DUF4143 domain-containing protein: MEYKRHAEETVRKLAGMFGAVLVTGARQVGKTTLLQKMTRGVTYVTLDDKLQLTAAVTLSGTFFKDHTPPVFVDEIQELLSRHLRKSCAGFLGQDAEDDRRKAWCLAREDDKVLRQKDKQESASDGLAVPEYAPELFPQMKIIIDREKKKGLFYLSGSQQFRMMKHVSESLAGRLGILQLPGLSLREQSGVAFSVPFLPTDAYFSARKQEAMPIDYATVWRTIHRGSMPELCAHPDFDWQMFYAAYIKTYIERDVRDLAQVGDEIKFLRFMTAAAACTGQLLNVASLARDVDVSPPTAERWLSILVASHLIYLLSPYHNNILKRAVKTPKLYFLDTGLAAYLTRWNTPEALKSGAMAGAFFETFVVSELFKGYANAGVLDLPLYFYRDKEGREIDVLIETDGTLYPLEIKKHADPDRRDTARFALLDKIPNTKRGPGGVICLYDSLVTLQDADRAIPVHLL, encoded by the coding sequence ATGGAATACAAACGCCACGCGGAAGAAACTGTCCGCAAGCTCGCCGGCATGTTTGGGGCGGTGCTTGTGACCGGCGCGCGTCAGGTGGGTAAGACCACACTGCTGCAAAAGATGACGCGGGGTGTGACATACGTCACGCTGGACGATAAACTGCAGCTGACCGCCGCCGTCACACTGAGCGGTACTTTCTTTAAAGACCATACACCGCCGGTGTTTGTGGACGAGATTCAGGAACTGCTGAGCCGCCACTTGCGAAAGTCTTGCGCCGGATTTTTGGGGCAAGACGCGGAGGACGACCGCCGCAAGGCTTGGTGCCTTGCAAGGGAGGACGACAAAGTATTGCGTCAAAAAGACAAGCAAGAATCCGCAAGTGACGGCTTAGCAGTTCCTGAGTATGCGCCGGAGCTCTTCCCGCAGATGAAGATCATCATCGACAGAGAAAAGAAGAAGGGACTGTTCTACCTCTCTGGGTCCCAGCAGTTCAGAATGATGAAGCATGTGAGCGAGTCCCTGGCTGGGCGGCTGGGAATCTTGCAGCTGCCCGGACTCTCTCTGCGAGAACAGTCCGGCGTGGCCTTTTCCGTGCCTTTTTTGCCCACCGACGCCTATTTCTCGGCACGAAAACAAGAGGCAATGCCCATAGATTATGCAACAGTGTGGCGGACCATTCACCGCGGCAGCATGCCGGAGCTGTGCGCCCATCCCGATTTTGACTGGCAGATGTTTTATGCCGCCTATATCAAAACCTATATTGAACGGGATGTGCGCGATCTCGCGCAGGTGGGGGATGAGATCAAGTTTTTGCGATTCATGACCGCGGCGGCCGCTTGTACAGGCCAGCTGTTGAATGTGGCGTCGCTGGCGCGGGATGTGGACGTCAGCCCTCCAACGGCCGAACGCTGGCTGTCCATCTTGGTCGCATCACACCTCATCTACCTGCTTTCGCCCTATCACAACAACATCTTAAAACGCGCCGTCAAGACACCCAAACTGTATTTTCTGGACACGGGCCTCGCAGCCTATCTCACCCGGTGGAATACGCCGGAGGCCCTCAAGTCCGGCGCGATGGCCGGAGCGTTTTTTGAAACGTTTGTGGTGTCCGAGCTTTTCAAGGGCTATGCCAACGCCGGTGTGCTGGACCTGCCGCTCTACTTTTACCGGGACAAAGAGGGCCGTGAGATCGACGTGCTGATCGAAACGGACGGGACGCTGTATCCCCTCGAAATCAAAAAACACGCGGACCCGGATCGAAGAGATACGGCGCGCTTTGCCCTGCTGGACAAAATCCCAAACACAAAACGCGGACCGGGCGGGGTGATCTGCCTGTACGACAGCCTGGTCACGCTGCAGGATGCCGACCGAGCGATCCCGGTGCACCTGCTGTGA